A genomic stretch from Halichoerus grypus chromosome 5, mHalGry1.hap1.1, whole genome shotgun sequence includes:
- the TMEM51 gene encoding transmembrane protein 51: MMAQSKANGSHYALTAIGLGMLVLGVIMAMWNLVPGFSAHEKPTAQGNNKTEIGGGILKSKTFSVAYVLVGAGVMLLLLSICLSIRDKRKQRQGEEMAHIQHQPGVEPHGQEEDSQEEEEEASSRYYVPSYEEVMNTNYSEARELDQNPRMSISLPSYESLTGLDETSPTAARANVETSPGNPPDRQNSKLAKRLKPLKVRRIKSEKLHLKDFRISLPDKNVPPPSIEPLTPPPQYDEVQQKASDARPPD, translated from the exons ATGATGGCCCAGTCGAAGGCCAACGGCTCCCACTATGCGCTGACCGCCATCGGTCTGGGGATGCTGGTTCTCGGGGTCATCATGGCCATGTGGAACCTGGTGCCCGGGTTCAGTGCCCACGAAAAGCCGACAGCTCAGGGGAACAACAAGACAGAGATAGGCGGTGGCATTCTCAAGAGCAAGACCTTCTCCGTGGCCTACGTGCTGGTCGGGGCCGGGGTGATGCTGCTTCTGCTCTCCATCTGCCTGAGCATCCGGGACAAGAGGAAGCAGCGGCAAGGCGAGGAGATGGCCCACATCCAGCACCAGCCGGGGGTCGAGCCACACGGCCAGGAGGAAGACAG ccaggaggaggaggaggaggcctccTCCAGGTACTATGTCCCCAGTTACGAGGAAGTGATGAACACAAACTACTCAGAAGCGAGGGAACTGGACCAGAACCCGAGGATGAGCATCTCTCTCCCGTCCTATGAGTCCTTGACAGGTCTTGACGAGACGAGCCCCACAGCTGCCAGGGCCAACGTGGAGACCAGCCCGGGGAATCCACCCGACAGGCAGAACTCCAAGTTGGCCAAACGCCTGAAGCCACTCAAAGTTCGAAGGATTAAATCCGAAAAGCTTCACCTCAAAGACTTCAGGATCAGCCTCCCGGACAAAAacgtccctcctccctccatcgaGCCTTTGACCCCCCCACCACAGTATGATGAAGTCCAGCAGAAGGCTTCTGATGCCCGGCCACCTGACTGA